The following proteins come from a genomic window of Methanocella conradii HZ254:
- the glyS gene encoding glycine--tRNA ligase encodes MDKYDKVFELAKNRGFIWPSFEIYGGASGFYDYGPMGATLKRKIEDAWRRLYCVGEGFYEIESPTIGVEAVFEASGHVGGFADPMTTCQNCKESFRADHVIKGEMEIPDGLKKEQLTEIIKKYGIKCPECGGPLGEVYDFNLMFQTWIGPGQKKKGYMRPETAQGMFVDFPRLLRFYREKLPFGVTQIGKSYRNEISPRQGVIRLREFTQAEAEVFVNPKDKSSHPNFEAVRDMVLPLYDEQSQLSGGQPIPMAIGEAVGKGIIANEYLAYYVALTHVFLTMVGIDPARLRFRQHMKTERAHYATDCWDAEVLLERFGWVEVVGIADRTDYDLTAHQRRSEVDMSVFVPFEKPMKVSRTIVTPNMAVIGPRYKGKAGKIMAALKAMPQSELSKPEVRLNIDGEEIIIESSLFEHKTVYEDVNGENVLAHVVEPSYGIDRILYSILEHAYHEEVVRGEERIVLKLARSVAPITAAVLPLLSKEPLTGKARKIALGLKDKGFMVEYDESGTIGRRYRRNDEVGTPFSITVDHETMEDDTVTIRDRDTMSQVRVPVKDLARVLGELLASDRPLTDFGERVA; translated from the coding sequence ATGGATAAGTATGACAAGGTCTTCGAGCTCGCGAAGAACCGCGGGTTCATATGGCCTTCATTCGAGATCTACGGCGGCGCATCGGGGTTTTATGACTATGGCCCCATGGGAGCCACTTTAAAGCGGAAGATCGAGGATGCCTGGAGACGCCTGTACTGCGTGGGCGAAGGCTTCTACGAGATAGAGTCTCCCACCATAGGCGTGGAGGCCGTTTTCGAGGCCTCGGGCCACGTAGGCGGGTTCGCCGACCCGATGACCACATGCCAGAATTGCAAGGAGTCCTTCAGGGCAGACCACGTGATTAAAGGCGAGATGGAGATACCTGACGGGCTAAAAAAAGAGCAGCTAACCGAGATCATTAAGAAGTATGGCATAAAGTGCCCCGAGTGTGGCGGGCCTCTGGGCGAAGTGTACGATTTTAACCTCATGTTCCAGACCTGGATTGGGCCGGGCCAGAAGAAGAAGGGGTATATGCGCCCTGAGACGGCCCAGGGCATGTTCGTGGACTTTCCCAGGCTGTTGCGCTTTTACCGTGAGAAGCTTCCCTTTGGGGTGACCCAGATTGGCAAGTCTTACCGTAATGAGATATCCCCCAGGCAGGGCGTGATAAGGCTGAGGGAGTTCACCCAGGCCGAGGCCGAGGTCTTCGTCAACCCGAAGGACAAGAGCTCCCACCCGAACTTTGAAGCAGTCAGGGACATGGTGCTTCCATTGTACGATGAGCAGTCGCAGCTTAGCGGCGGGCAGCCCATTCCTATGGCAATTGGCGAGGCGGTTGGCAAGGGGATAATAGCGAACGAGTACCTGGCCTATTACGTGGCGCTTACCCACGTCTTCCTGACCATGGTGGGGATAGACCCCGCGAGGCTCAGGTTCAGGCAGCACATGAAGACCGAGAGGGCGCACTACGCCACCGATTGCTGGGACGCCGAGGTGCTGCTCGAGCGGTTTGGCTGGGTGGAGGTCGTTGGCATAGCCGACCGCACGGACTACGACCTCACGGCTCACCAGAGACGCAGCGAGGTCGACATGTCGGTGTTCGTTCCTTTTGAGAAGCCCATGAAGGTCTCGAGGACGATAGTGACCCCTAACATGGCGGTGATCGGTCCGAGGTATAAGGGTAAGGCGGGCAAGATTATGGCCGCCTTGAAAGCCATGCCCCAGTCCGAGCTGAGCAAGCCCGAGGTGAGGCTTAACATCGATGGCGAGGAAATTATCATCGAGAGCAGCCTGTTCGAGCATAAGACGGTGTACGAGGACGTCAACGGTGAGAACGTGCTAGCGCATGTGGTGGAGCCTTCCTATGGCATTGATCGCATCTTATACTCAATACTGGAGCACGCCTACCATGAGGAGGTCGTCAGGGGCGAGGAGCGCATCGTGCTGAAACTGGCCAGGTCGGTCGCCCCTATCACGGCCGCAGTCCTCCCGCTGCTCAGCAAGGAGCCGCTGACCGGCAAGGCGAGGAAGATAGCCCTAGGCCTGAAGGATAAGGGGTTCATGGTCGAGTATGACGAGTCGGGCACCATCGGTAGGCGCTACAGGCGGAACGATGAGGTGGGCACCCCGTTCTCCATCACGGTCGATCATGAGACTATGGAGGACGATACTGTGACCATCAGGGATAGGGATACCATGAGCCAGGTGAGGGTGCCCGTTAAGGACCTGGCCCGCGTGCTCGGGGAATTACTGGCGAGCGATAGGCCGCTCACGGATTTTGGCGAGAGGGTCGCATAG
- a CDS encoding universal stress protein — MYKNILIPVDDQEQSYAAIRVAGMMAACDKARVTLFHVRKPPQEVVTDIVTENKLFALPLKERESRMFAKCRDILMAFGVEPKVKVVESENVAATILDECSSGAYDVIIMGHRGRKALKQLLLGSVANGVLTESPCPVILVHVPKE; from the coding sequence GTGTATAAGAATATCCTGATTCCAGTGGATGACCAGGAGCAGAGCTACGCGGCTATCCGCGTTGCGGGGATGATGGCAGCATGCGATAAGGCGAGAGTCACGCTATTCCACGTACGTAAGCCTCCCCAGGAGGTCGTGACCGACATTGTGACCGAGAACAAGCTGTTCGCGTTGCCGCTGAAGGAGCGCGAAAGCAGGATGTTCGCAAAGTGCAGGGACATCCTTATGGCTTTTGGCGTTGAGCCAAAGGTCAAAGTGGTCGAGTCCGAGAACGTGGCTGCCACGATATTAGACGAGTGCAGCTCGGGCGCTTATGACGTCATAATCATGGGCCACAGGGGGCGGAAGGCTTTGAAGCAGCTATTATTGGGCAGCGTGGCCAATGGGGTTCTCACGGAGTCGCCCTGCCCCGTCATTCTGGTACACGTGCCGAAGGAATAA
- a CDS encoding YhfC family glutamic-type intramembrane protease: MVSVLNLSSGLGMVLVAVAAVAYWHIKKRPKAVYYAYGALFWAIAIAIKLVMDLTVSGPLYSWLYAFMPAEGAVAAAGLYLGLRTGIVENGIAYLGVKYSKLKEMGFKDAVAVGIGFGGIEAIVLGLLSLLTVVTLLMSPALVSLLPQSSIEQFEPLFMPLPVVERLFMLFGHAFATALAIYAVKLADLKWLGIAVLYKTLIDGSLPLFSHYLGYMGAYMYFPVEAYVVAMGSIGLIGLYWLGKKYGGASDAHKAGDKDTGH; this comes from the coding sequence ATGGTAAGCGTTTTAAACCTTTCATCCGGGCTGGGGATGGTCCTGGTCGCCGTTGCGGCCGTTGCCTATTGGCACATTAAAAAACGGCCGAAGGCGGTCTATTATGCTTATGGCGCCCTGTTCTGGGCGATCGCTATAGCCATTAAGCTTGTCATGGACCTTACGGTATCGGGGCCGCTCTACTCATGGCTTTATGCCTTTATGCCGGCTGAAGGCGCGGTGGCCGCTGCCGGCCTATACCTCGGCCTGAGGACGGGAATAGTCGAGAATGGCATAGCATACCTTGGCGTAAAGTATTCGAAGCTAAAAGAGATGGGCTTTAAAGACGCAGTGGCCGTGGGCATCGGCTTTGGCGGCATTGAGGCGATCGTGCTCGGCTTATTAAGCCTTCTCACAGTTGTCACGCTTTTGATGTCCCCCGCACTGGTATCGCTCCTTCCGCAGTCAAGCATTGAGCAGTTCGAGCCTTTATTCATGCCATTGCCAGTAGTCGAGCGCCTGTTCATGCTCTTCGGCCACGCCTTCGCCACGGCGCTCGCCATATACGCTGTCAAGCTCGCCGACCTGAAATGGCTGGGCATCGCAGTGTTGTATAAAACGCTTATCGATGGCTCGTTGCCGCTTTTTAGCCACTATCTGGGGTACATGGGGGCCTATATGTACTTCCCTGTTGAAGCGTATGTCGTCGCCATGGGCTCGATAGGGCTGATAGGCCTCTACTGGCTTGGAAAGAAATACGGGGGCGCGTCGGACGCACATAAAGCAGGAGATAAGGATACTGGGCATTGA
- a CDS encoding MBL fold metallo-hydrolase: MDATRRLDEMGYIASRRKTPGGRCKPHFSLTFKSCGKDVTFGIDTTRLSRSDDQYFLITHAHTDHYGKSAMLSKKALASDKTALALELRHDQRFEGIRFSVGDTIDLDGVKVKTYHTYHSIGSTAFYWENDLGVRTLVTGDIKDYKDLPRCDLLIMEATYGDPYDEGCVFEDDYDSFGAALGEARVGFGAYSFGKAQRAVSLIRKMGDERPIEMDRSALMLTRHLLGDEAGTIGRLGEYGGSICITSPWSLDRLPYGMKKYVLTGQHYYGLPRICISDHIDFNGLRDMVYRLDPQLVIVYHPESGNSGCFSSFLNENGKEACTLADLLSF; this comes from the coding sequence ATGGACGCGACCAGGAGACTCGATGAAATGGGCTACATTGCCTCGAGGAGAAAGACGCCGGGAGGCAGGTGTAAGCCACATTTCTCGCTTACTTTTAAGTCGTGCGGAAAGGATGTCACCTTCGGCATCGACACGACGAGGCTCTCCAGAAGCGATGACCAGTATTTTTTGATAACGCACGCCCACACCGACCACTACGGTAAATCGGCCATGCTATCCAAAAAAGCGCTCGCTTCTGACAAGACCGCGCTCGCCCTGGAGCTCAGGCACGATCAGCGCTTCGAAGGGATACGGTTTAGCGTGGGGGACACAATAGACCTGGACGGGGTTAAGGTAAAGACCTATCACACTTACCATTCGATTGGCTCTACGGCTTTTTACTGGGAGAACGATTTAGGCGTCAGGACGCTGGTGACTGGTGACATAAAAGACTATAAGGACCTGCCCAGGTGCGATCTTTTGATCATGGAGGCGACCTATGGCGATCCATATGATGAGGGGTGCGTCTTCGAGGACGACTATGACTCGTTCGGCGCTGCGCTGGGCGAGGCCAGGGTCGGCTTTGGCGCCTACTCTTTTGGAAAGGCCCAGCGCGCGGTTTCTCTTATAAGAAAGATGGGTGACGAGCGGCCCATCGAGATGGACAGGAGCGCCCTGATGCTGACCAGGCACCTCTTGGGCGACGAGGCCGGCACGATTGGCAGGCTGGGCGAGTATGGCGGCAGCATATGTATTACTTCCCCGTGGAGCCTTGATAGGCTGCCGTATGGCATGAAAAAATACGTCTTGACGGGCCAGCACTATTATGGCCTCCCGCGGATTTGCATCAGTGACCACATTGACTTTAACGGCCTCAGGGATATGGTATACAGGCTAGACCCTCAGCTCGTCATCGTGTACCATCCTGAGTCGGGCAACTCTGGCTGCTTCTCCTCGTTTTTAAACGAAAACGGCAAGGAAGCCTGTACACTGGCCGACCTTTTAAGTTTCTGA
- a CDS encoding GNAT family N-acetyltransferase produces the protein MMEHGTFHLDVGDGLHVRLLDERDAPALFALIDADREGLRKWLPWVDRTRTTEDSAAFIRNALEQYRNCTGLHAGIWQGSRLAGVIGYVNMDVNNRRAMIGYWLATPYRGKGLATRACMAMIDVAFNKLLFNKVEIYCAVDNHRSRAIPERLGFKPEGVLRQYERVNDHYVDVVAYGMLACEWREIRKKLKGG, from the coding sequence ATGATGGAGCACGGAACCTTCCACTTAGACGTGGGCGACGGCCTCCACGTACGTCTTCTGGATGAGAGAGACGCGCCCGCCCTATTTGCCCTTATCGATGCGGACAGGGAAGGCCTGAGAAAGTGGCTCCCGTGGGTTGACAGGACGAGGACGACGGAGGATAGCGCCGCTTTTATACGGAATGCGCTGGAGCAGTATAGAAATTGCACGGGGCTTCACGCTGGCATATGGCAGGGCTCAAGGCTGGCCGGGGTTATAGGATATGTTAACATGGACGTCAACAACCGTAGGGCGATGATTGGATACTGGCTGGCTACCCCATATAGGGGTAAAGGGCTGGCGACCAGGGCCTGTATGGCCATGATTGACGTCGCTTTTAATAAGCTCCTCTTTAATAAGGTGGAGATCTATTGTGCGGTGGATAACCATAGGAGCAGGGCTATACCGGAGCGGCTTGGGTTTAAGCCCGAAGGCGTTTTGAGGCAGTATGAGCGGGTTAACGATCACTACGTCGACGTCGTCGCTTATGGTATGCTGGCCTGCGAGTGGCGGGAGATAAGAAAAAAGCTTAAAGGTGGATGA
- a CDS encoding diacylglycerol/polyprenol kinase family protein — protein sequence MPPDWSILAKEASRKSIHLAGAVVPLAYYFFIPRELLLLILGVALAVAAALEYIRLSGNPIFPRILLRGHEEKGVIGGYFFALLSTFLAVLLFDKAIAVVAILFLDVGDAFTGLAGAVMSMLLGRSKADTRDYDAKVRPLFGELCYAASHPKSPALMAVMFMVCGLIGLAFYPSLSPLMIIIGALGAVIADAFPWRLFGFVIDDNLSIPLLSGALMCILN from the coding sequence ATGCCGCCTGATTGGAGCATTTTAGCAAAGGAGGCGTCCAGGAAGTCCATCCACCTGGCTGGCGCCGTGGTGCCTCTCGCATACTATTTTTTCATTCCCCGTGAGCTTTTACTCTTGATTTTAGGCGTCGCTTTGGCCGTTGCCGCCGCCCTGGAGTATATCCGCCTATCAGGTAACCCTATATTTCCGCGCATACTGTTGAGGGGCCACGAGGAGAAAGGCGTGATTGGCGGGTATTTCTTTGCCCTTCTTTCCACCTTCCTGGCCGTGCTGCTCTTTGATAAGGCCATCGCAGTTGTCGCCATACTGTTCCTGGACGTGGGTGACGCCTTTACTGGCCTTGCGGGGGCGGTTATGTCCATGCTTCTGGGCAGGAGTAAGGCTGATACGCGTGACTATGATGCAAAGGTGCGCCCCCTCTTTGGCGAGCTATGTTATGCGGCGAGCCATCCCAAGTCGCCAGCCCTCATGGCGGTTATGTTCATGGTATGCGGGCTTATCGGCCTGGCCTTTTATCCGTCGCTCTCTCCCCTGATGATAATAATTGGCGCTTTGGGTGCTGTCATAGCTGACGCCTTCCCCTGGAGGCTCTTCGGCTTCGTCATCGACGACAACCTGTCCATACCCCTCCTATCCGGCGCCCTCATGTGCATCCTCAATTAA
- a CDS encoding endonuclease dU, whose amino-acid sequence MERNTGARRTHIKQEIRILGIDDSPLISEDILVVGAVMRGGEWLEGVLRTYIKKDGLDATGKLVDMVRSSKHFGQIRVAMLNGVTMGGFNAVDMEALYESTGIPVISVMRKPPDMASIKSALKNLSEPEHRFEVISRAGNAIEVPAKRGKPIYMQYKGLDADSALNIVRSSTTHSRVPEPLRVAHLIATGIVLGESSPRP is encoded by the coding sequence TTGGAAAGAAATACGGGGGCGCGTCGGACGCACATAAAGCAGGAGATAAGGATACTGGGCATTGACGACTCCCCGCTTATCAGCGAGGACATACTCGTCGTTGGAGCCGTCATGCGCGGCGGGGAGTGGCTTGAGGGCGTCCTGCGCACCTATATCAAGAAAGACGGCCTGGATGCGACCGGTAAGCTGGTGGACATGGTAAGGAGCAGCAAGCACTTCGGCCAGATACGCGTGGCCATGCTTAATGGAGTAACCATGGGCGGCTTCAACGCGGTTGACATGGAGGCATTGTATGAGAGCACCGGCATACCCGTCATTAGCGTCATGCGTAAGCCGCCGGACATGGCCAGCATAAAGAGCGCCCTTAAAAACTTGAGCGAGCCCGAGCATCGCTTTGAAGTCATATCCAGGGCGGGTAATGCCATCGAAGTGCCCGCTAAAAGGGGTAAGCCCATCTATATGCAATATAAAGGCCTTGACGCCGATAGCGCCTTGAATATCGTGCGCTCAAGCACCACCCATAGCCGCGTACCCGAGCCCTTGCGCGTGGCGCACCTCATAGCAACGGGCATAGTCCTCGGCGAATCCAGCCCCCGCCCTTAA
- the cobD gene encoding threonine-phosphate decarboxylase CobD, producing the protein MSLRVRKELLELSPCEHGGKAGEIADRLGIEKGSLIDFSVSLNPYVPLDVEGAIRRACDTIFAYPDNSYVRFRESAARFVGVDADDIVPGNGSTEIIRLFAEAVIENGDIVAIPSPTFGEYEQQCRLFGAGIRHVRFSDIASGKYGRLEGCKAAFLCNPNNPDGLLLPRNEVERVVRYCRDNGIMVVVDEAFIDLADPAQSVVQLVESYDNLLVMRSLTKCFAIPGLRLGFGVAGRDAARTLNMARLTWNLDSIAVEAGIYLMDNAGSCLEASRDFIKREREWLASRIGEIGGLRALPSSVNYFLVDVGGTGMTSGEFAEKMMRERIIVRNCSSFPMIGGQYIRVAVRNHEENMRLIDALCRVAGVRH; encoded by the coding sequence GTGTCGTTGAGGGTCAGGAAAGAGTTGCTTGAATTATCGCCATGCGAGCATGGAGGCAAGGCCGGGGAGATAGCGGATAGGCTGGGCATCGAGAAGGGGTCTCTGATAGACTTCAGCGTGAGCCTGAACCCTTACGTGCCGCTCGATGTGGAGGGCGCCATCCGCAGGGCGTGTGATACGATATTTGCATATCCGGACAACAGTTACGTACGTTTCAGGGAGAGCGCCGCCAGGTTTGTGGGGGTAGATGCGGATGACATCGTGCCGGGCAATGGCTCCACGGAGATCATAAGGCTTTTTGCCGAGGCCGTCATCGAAAATGGCGACATCGTGGCCATCCCTTCGCCGACATTTGGAGAGTATGAGCAGCAGTGCAGGCTGTTTGGCGCAGGAATCAGGCATGTGCGCTTTAGCGATATTGCCAGTGGGAAGTATGGGCGGCTTGAGGGCTGTAAAGCGGCTTTCTTGTGCAATCCTAATAATCCTGACGGGCTGTTGCTGCCTCGAAACGAGGTCGAGCGCGTCGTGCGCTACTGTCGGGATAATGGTATCATGGTTGTGGTCGACGAGGCGTTCATCGACCTTGCGGACCCAGCGCAAAGCGTTGTGCAGCTCGTTGAATCTTATGATAATTTGCTCGTCATGCGGTCGCTGACCAAGTGCTTTGCCATCCCGGGGCTCAGGCTCGGCTTCGGCGTCGCCGGAAGGGATGCTGCACGCACCCTTAACATGGCAAGGCTAACCTGGAATCTGGATAGCATTGCGGTGGAGGCGGGCATCTATTTGATGGATAACGCAGGCTCGTGCCTGGAGGCATCGAGGGATTTCATAAAAAGGGAGCGCGAGTGGCTGGCGAGCCGCATCGGCGAGATTGGAGGGTTGAGGGCGTTGCCCTCTAGCGTGAACTACTTCCTGGTTGATGTAGGCGGCACAGGCATGACATCGGGCGAGTTTGCAGAGAAGATGATGCGCGAGCGCATCATCGTGAGGAATTGTAGCTCTTTTCCAATGATAGGCGGCCAGTACATCAGGGTGGCGGTGAGGAATCATGAGGAAAACATGCGCCTCATCGATGCACTATGCAGGGTGGCGGGTGTAAGGCATTGA
- a CDS encoding CxxC-x17-CxxC domain-containing protein produces MKDSGSMGRKNFGPREMHKATCSDCGKECEVPFVPAEGRPVYCKDCLPKHRKPRQ; encoded by the coding sequence ATGAAAGACAGTGGAAGTATGGGCCGCAAAAATTTCGGCCCCAGAGAAATGCACAAGGCGACTTGTTCTGATTGTGGCAAGGAATGTGAGGTACCGTTCGTCCCCGCAGAGGGGAGGCCGGTATATTGCAAGGATTGCTTACCCAAGCACAGGAAGCCCAGGCAGTAA
- a CDS encoding DEAD/DEAH box helicase, with product MPEFVSHPLLKPDTVSSRAYQLTLARNALEKSSLIVLPTGLGKTIIALLVMLERLEKGKALMLSPTKPLVEQHAAFLKRTLTIPEQVAVFTGSVAPSKRVDIWKGSRIIVSTPQVIENDLLTKRFDLKDVSLIVFDEAHRATGDYAYVYIAKKYVEQSANPLVLGITASPGSTPEKINEVKQNLFIERVEIKTEKDPDVAPYIYEKDVEWVRVNVPDKAAEIKILLDSLMDDRMDRLKALGVVRESRLTKKELLMLQEKLQADISRGGSPESYRAVSILAEIMKIEHAVDLIQTQGVVPLKKYFERLKDEAGSKGGSKATKRLMQDARLAGAMRIADTADEVNPKTEKVKEIVLEQIRENPSSRIIVFTNFRDTADFVSKELAKVEGIRPVRFVGQASKLNDKGLTQKRQVEILNAFRSGEFNTLIATSVAEEGLDIPSTDLVIFYEPVPSEIRTIQRRGRTGRNAVGRVVVLISKGTRDEGTYRVSQAKEKRMYRTMRDMKDGQRMEELLQNAQVAAPAEQRSLEEFEKPPERVEVYVDAREMRSAVVKNLEGMSVSLNVKTLEVGDYVLSDRVCVERKTADDFLDTLFGAGRSLFEQVIAMKHSYMRPILVIEGEGLYTKRRVSPAVIHGVLASIAVDYGVPIIFTADEAETASFLYSVARREQIERKRSVNPHAQKASHTLAERQEYLVSAISEVGPVIAKNLLRHFGSVKAIVNATEEELKQVDKVGEKTAKKIREVMDAEYRPRD from the coding sequence ATGCCCGAATTCGTCAGCCATCCCCTGCTAAAGCCGGACACGGTGTCGAGCCGCGCCTACCAGCTCACGCTCGCACGCAATGCACTGGAAAAGTCGTCACTCATAGTGCTCCCTACCGGGCTGGGCAAGACCATCATAGCCCTGCTGGTCATGCTGGAAAGGCTGGAAAAGGGCAAGGCCTTAATGCTATCCCCGACAAAGCCACTCGTGGAGCAGCACGCAGCCTTCCTCAAGAGGACGCTTACGATCCCGGAACAGGTCGCCGTGTTCACGGGCAGCGTCGCGCCATCAAAAAGGGTAGACATCTGGAAAGGCTCACGCATCATCGTCTCAACCCCCCAGGTCATAGAGAACGACCTGCTAACAAAACGGTTCGACCTGAAAGACGTCTCTCTAATAGTCTTCGACGAGGCACACCGAGCAACGGGCGACTACGCATACGTGTACATAGCTAAAAAGTACGTGGAGCAGTCAGCGAATCCCCTCGTACTGGGAATCACCGCATCGCCGGGCAGCACACCGGAGAAGATAAACGAGGTCAAGCAGAACCTCTTCATCGAGCGCGTCGAAATAAAGACGGAGAAGGACCCCGACGTGGCGCCATACATCTACGAGAAGGACGTAGAGTGGGTCAGGGTAAACGTTCCGGATAAGGCCGCAGAGATAAAGATATTGCTGGATTCTCTCATGGACGACAGGATGGACAGGCTCAAGGCCTTGGGCGTGGTCAGAGAATCCCGCCTCACCAAAAAGGAGTTGCTCATGCTCCAGGAGAAGCTGCAGGCCGACATATCCAGGGGCGGCTCCCCCGAGAGCTACAGGGCAGTCTCCATCCTCGCCGAAATAATGAAAATCGAGCACGCCGTCGACCTGATACAGACCCAGGGCGTCGTGCCGCTCAAGAAGTATTTCGAGCGCCTCAAGGACGAGGCCGGGAGCAAGGGGGGCAGCAAGGCCACAAAGCGCCTCATGCAGGACGCCCGACTGGCCGGCGCGATGCGCATAGCGGACACGGCTGACGAGGTCAACCCCAAGACCGAGAAGGTCAAGGAGATAGTCCTGGAGCAGATAAGGGAGAACCCCTCCTCAAGGATTATAGTTTTCACGAATTTCAGGGACACGGCGGACTTCGTCTCGAAGGAGCTGGCTAAAGTGGAGGGCATTAGGCCGGTCAGGTTCGTGGGGCAGGCGTCTAAGCTAAACGATAAGGGTTTGACTCAGAAGAGACAGGTGGAGATCTTGAATGCTTTCAGATCGGGCGAGTTTAATACTCTCATCGCGACATCGGTGGCGGAGGAGGGGCTGGACATCCCATCGACGGACCTGGTCATCTTTTACGAGCCCGTGCCATCCGAGATAAGGACTATCCAGCGCCGGGGACGGACCGGGAGGAACGCCGTGGGCAGGGTGGTCGTCTTAATCTCAAAGGGGACGAGGGACGAGGGCACTTACCGCGTGAGCCAGGCTAAGGAGAAGAGGATGTACCGGACCATGCGGGACATGAAGGATGGCCAGCGCATGGAGGAGCTGTTGCAAAATGCCCAGGTGGCGGCTCCGGCCGAGCAGCGTAGCCTGGAAGAGTTTGAAAAGCCGCCGGAAAGGGTTGAGGTTTACGTGGACGCCAGGGAGATGCGCTCTGCTGTCGTGAAAAACCTGGAGGGCATGAGCGTCTCGCTTAACGTCAAAACGCTAGAGGTAGGCGATTACGTCCTCTCTGACAGGGTGTGCGTGGAGCGCAAGACGGCGGACGATTTTTTGGACACGCTCTTCGGGGCGGGGCGGAGCCTGTTCGAGCAGGTGATAGCCATGAAGCACTCTTACATGCGGCCCATACTGGTCATTGAGGGAGAAGGGCTGTACACGAAGAGGCGCGTCTCGCCCGCCGTCATCCACGGCGTCCTGGCCTCGATTGCGGTCGACTACGGGGTGCCCATCATCTTCACGGCCGACGAGGCCGAGACCGCCTCATTCCTGTACTCAGTGGCGAGGCGCGAGCAAATAGAGCGCAAGCGCAGCGTGAACCCCCACGCCCAGAAGGCCTCCCATACACTGGCGGAAAGGCAGGAGTACCTGGTATCGGCCATATCCGAGGTGGGGCCTGTAATCGCAAAAAACCTTTTGAGGCACTTCGGCTCGGTGAAGGCCATCGTCAACGCCACCGAGGAAGAGCTAAAGCAGGTCGACAAGGTGGGCGAAAAGACCGCTAAAAAGATACGGGAAGTGATGGACGCCGAGTACAGGCCGAGGGATTAG
- a CDS encoding transcriptional regulator TbsP domain-containing protein: MAKISPSEELVVNIRELCGEAIANDYVNIMNQVSQPRFSAIKNTFKDSTSVFIMACANSNILYKDLREAGLKLGIASVETFSRRIYEMRRAGLIYTESMHNKGPGRPKLRLRFNPNAFKEMFNMEPGTVLTGHAEEHKAVI; encoded by the coding sequence ATGGCGAAAATTTCTCCTTCGGAGGAGCTTGTGGTCAACATCAGGGAGCTATGCGGAGAAGCCATCGCCAACGACTACGTCAACATCATGAACCAGGTGAGCCAGCCCAGGTTCAGCGCTATCAAGAACACCTTTAAGGACTCAACCTCCGTCTTTATAATGGCCTGTGCCAACAGCAATATTCTTTATAAAGACCTGAGGGAGGCGGGCCTTAAGCTGGGGATAGCGAGCGTGGAGACGTTCTCGAGGCGAATATATGAGATGCGCCGTGCAGGGCTCATCTACACGGAGTCTATGCATAATAAAGGCCCTGGTAGGCCAAAGCTCAGGTTGAGGTTTAACCCGAACGCGTTCAAGGAAATGTTCAACATGGAACCGGGCACAGTGCTAACGGGCCATGCTGAGGAACACAAAGCCGTAATATAA